A single window of Solenopsis invicta isolate M01_SB chromosome 3, UNIL_Sinv_3.0, whole genome shotgun sequence DNA harbors:
- the LOC105204637 gene encoding saccharopine dehydrogenase-like oxidoreductase isoform X3 has product MANDRLDIVIFGATGYTGKYVVQNATQMCKDQKLKFGIAGRRKEALEAVIKEFASDIEDVPIILADIKDEESLKKMTEQAKVLISCCGPYIFYGEPVVKACIATRTHYVDVTGEIQFMEQMQLEYNEAAKEAGVYIVSACGFDCIPCDLGIIFTQQKFEGDVNAIEVYLNVWSTSTRQKGSYGNYATWESVVHSLGHKNELRELRKKLYSNSKLPELTPKLKSRGLLHRSNVAEGWSTPAPTADRAVALRTQHFLYNKYKDRPAQVQFYATFKTFYEFLMVAIFGMIFLIMSRISCGRKLLLKHPALFSNGFITRENPNMENHKSMRFDMTIVAHGWTEKLVEPTDKHTDPPNKKVITKVSGESPGYELTSVVALLSAITILNEKDKIPDNGGVLTPGAAFGKTSLIEQMVKHNVKFEVISTNVQSNM; this is encoded by the exons ATGGCAAATGATCGATTAGATATAGTGATATTTGGTGCCACTGGATATACTGGAAAATATGTGGTACAAAATGCAACCCAAATGTGCAAGGATCAAAAATTGAAGTTTGGCATTGCTGGTCGCAGGAAAGAAGCTTTGGAAGCAGTCATTAAGGAATTTGCCTCAGATATTG AAGATGTACCTATTATCCTAGCTGACATAAAAGATGAAGAGTCTCTAAAAAAAATGACAGAGCAAGCAAAAGTACTTATTAGCTGTTGTGGcccatatatattttatggagAACCAGTCGTTAAAGCATGTATTGCTACTCGCACTCATTACGTTGATGTGACTGGTGAAATACAG TTTATGGAGCAAATGCAATTGGAATATAATGAAGCAGCGAAAGAAGCTGGCGTTTATATAGTGAGCGCTTGCGGTTTTGACTGTATTCCTTGCGATTTGGGAATTATTTTCACACAACAGAAATTTGAAGGAGACGTCAATGCtattgaagtttatttaaacGTGTGGTCAACTAGCACTAGGCAAAAAGGTTCATATGGAAATTATGCAACTTGGGAGTCGGTGGTTCACAGTTTGGGTCATAAAAACGAATTACGGGAATTGCGCAAAAAGTTATATTCTAATTCCAAATTGCCCGAACTTACGCCGAAATTAAAATCAAG AGGTCTACTGCATCGAAGCAATGTTGCTGAAGGTTGGTCCACACCGGCTCCGACTGCTGATCGTGCAGTAGCTCTTCGTACACAGCACttcttatataacaaatataaagacAGACCTGCACAAGTTCAATTTTATGCCACATTTAA GACTTTCTATGAATTTCTGATGGTAGCTATTTTTGGTATGATCTTCTTAATTATGTCTCGCATATCATGCGGACGTAAATTGCTTCTAAAA CACCCTGCTCTATTTTCAAATGGTTTTATAACTCGCGAGAATCCGAATATGGAAAATCACAAATCAATGCGCTTTGATATGACGATCGTGGCTCATGGATGGACTGAAAAGTTGGTTGAACCTACTGACAAGCACACGGATCCACCTAATAAGAAAGTAATCACCAAAGTTTCTGGCGAGTCTCCTGGATATGAACTGACCAGCGTCGTAGCGCTTTTATCAGCTATAACAATTCTTAACGAAAAAGACAAGATACCTGATAA cgGAGGAGTACTTACTCCCGGTGCTGCGTTCGGTAAAACATCTTTGATCGAACAAATGGTTAAGCACAACGTTAAGTTCGAAGTGATATCTACCAATGTGCAAAGTAATATGTAG
- the LOC105204638 gene encoding saccharopine dehydrogenase-like oxidoreductase isoform X1 has protein sequence MTNNRLDIVIFGATGYTGKHVVKNATQMCKDQKLKFGIAGRRKEALEAVIKEFASDIEDVPIILADTKDEESLKKMTAQAKVLISCCGPYIFYGEPVVKACIATHTHYIDVTGEVQFMEQMQLEYNEAAKEAGVYIVSACGFDCIPCDLGIIFSQQKFEGEVNAIEIYMNVWSTNPEQKGSYINYATWESAVHSVGHKNELRELRKKLYSNSKLPELTPKLKSRGLVHRSDAAKGWSTPAPTADRAVAVRTQHFLYNKYKVRPVQIQFYATFKTFYEFLMVAIVGMVLLIMSPISYGRNLLLKYPALFTNGFITRENPNMEKHKSIRFDITMVARGWTEKLAEPTDKHTDLPNKKVITKVSGESPAYELTSVVALLSAITILNEKDKIPDNGGVLTPGAAFGKTSLIEQMVKHNVKFEVISTDVRSNL, from the exons ATGACGAATAATCGATTGGATATAGTGATATTTGGTGCCACTGGATACACTGGAAAACACGTGGTAAAAAATGCAACTCAAATGTGCAAGGATCAAAAATTGAAGTTTGGCATTGCTGGTCGTAGGAAAGAAGCTTTGGAAGCAGTCATTAAGGAATTTGCTTCAGATATTG AAGATGTACCTATTATCCTAGCTGACACAAAAGATGAAGAGTCTCTAAAAAAAATGACAGCCCAAGCAAAAGTACTTATTAGCTGTTGTGGCCCTTATATATTTTATGGAGAACCAGTCGTTAAAGCATGTATTGCTACTCACACTCATTACATTGATGTGACTGGTGAAGTACAG TTCATGGAGCAAATGCAATTGGAATATAATGAAGCAGCGAAAGAAGCTGGCGTTTATATAGTGAGCGCTTGCGGTTTTGACTGTATTCCTTGCGATTTgggaattattttttcacagCAGAAATTTGAAGGAGAAGTCAATgctattgaaatttatatgaacGTGTGGTCAACCAATCCTGAGCAGAAAggttcatatataaattatgcaacTTGGGAGTCGGCGGTACACAGTGTGGGTCATAAAAACGAATTACGGGAATTGCGCAAAAAGTTATATTCTAATTCCAAATTGCCCGAACTTACGCCGAAATTAAAATCAAG AGGTCTAGTGCATCGAAGCGATGCTGCCAAAGGTTGGTCCACACCGGCTCCGACTGCTGATCGTGCAGTAGCTGTTCGTACACAGcactttttatataacaaatataaagttAGACCTgtacaaattcaattttatgcCACATTTAA GACTTTCTATGAATTTCTGATGGTAGCCATTGTTGGTATGGTCTTATTAATCATGTCTCCCATATCATATGGACGTAATTTGCTTCTAAAA TATCCTGCTCTATTTACAAACGGTTTTATAACTCGCGAGAATCCAAATATGGAAAAGCATAAGTCAATTCGCTTTGATATAACGATGGTGGCTCGCGGATGGACTGAAAAATTGGCTGAACCTACTGACAAGCACACGGATCTACCTAATAAGAAAGTAATCACCAAAGTTTCTGGCGAATCTCCTGCATATGAACTGACCAGCGTTGTAGCGCTTTTATCAGCTATAACAATTCTTAACGAAAAAGACAAGATACCTGATAA CGGAGGAGTACTTACTCCCGGTGCTGCGTTCGGTAAAACATCTCTGATCGAACAAATGGTTAAGCACAACGTTAAGTTCGAAGTGATATCTACCGATGTGCGAAGTAAtctgtaa
- the LOC105204637 gene encoding saccharopine dehydrogenase-like oxidoreductase isoform X1, with translation MMAAEGKLVPNCKKMANDRLDIVIFGATGYTGKYVVQNATQMCKDQKLKFGIAGRRKEALEAVIKEFASDIEDVPIILADIKDEESLKKMTEQAKVLISCCGPYIFYGEPVVKACIATRTHYVDVTGEIQFMEQMQLEYNEAAKEAGVYIVSACGFDCIPCDLGIIFTQQKFEGDVNAIEVYLNVWSTSTRQKGSYGNYATWESVVHSLGHKNELRELRKKLYSNSKLPELTPKLKSRGLLHRSNVAEGWSTPAPTADRAVALRTQHFLYNKYKDRPAQVQFYATFKTFYEFLMVAIFGMIFLIMSRISCGRKLLLKHPALFSNGFITRENPNMENHKSMRFDMTIVAHGWTEKLVEPTDKHTDPPNKKVITKVSGESPGYELTSVVALLSAITILNEKDKIPDNGGVLTPGAAFGKTSLIEQMVKHNVKFEVISTNVQSNM, from the exons ATGATGGCAGCTGAAGGAAAACTTGTGCCAA ATTGCAAAAAAATGGCAAATGATCGATTAGATATAGTGATATTTGGTGCCACTGGATATACTGGAAAATATGTGGTACAAAATGCAACCCAAATGTGCAAGGATCAAAAATTGAAGTTTGGCATTGCTGGTCGCAGGAAAGAAGCTTTGGAAGCAGTCATTAAGGAATTTGCCTCAGATATTG AAGATGTACCTATTATCCTAGCTGACATAAAAGATGAAGAGTCTCTAAAAAAAATGACAGAGCAAGCAAAAGTACTTATTAGCTGTTGTGGcccatatatattttatggagAACCAGTCGTTAAAGCATGTATTGCTACTCGCACTCATTACGTTGATGTGACTGGTGAAATACAG TTTATGGAGCAAATGCAATTGGAATATAATGAAGCAGCGAAAGAAGCTGGCGTTTATATAGTGAGCGCTTGCGGTTTTGACTGTATTCCTTGCGATTTGGGAATTATTTTCACACAACAGAAATTTGAAGGAGACGTCAATGCtattgaagtttatttaaacGTGTGGTCAACTAGCACTAGGCAAAAAGGTTCATATGGAAATTATGCAACTTGGGAGTCGGTGGTTCACAGTTTGGGTCATAAAAACGAATTACGGGAATTGCGCAAAAAGTTATATTCTAATTCCAAATTGCCCGAACTTACGCCGAAATTAAAATCAAG AGGTCTACTGCATCGAAGCAATGTTGCTGAAGGTTGGTCCACACCGGCTCCGACTGCTGATCGTGCAGTAGCTCTTCGTACACAGCACttcttatataacaaatataaagacAGACCTGCACAAGTTCAATTTTATGCCACATTTAA GACTTTCTATGAATTTCTGATGGTAGCTATTTTTGGTATGATCTTCTTAATTATGTCTCGCATATCATGCGGACGTAAATTGCTTCTAAAA CACCCTGCTCTATTTTCAAATGGTTTTATAACTCGCGAGAATCCGAATATGGAAAATCACAAATCAATGCGCTTTGATATGACGATCGTGGCTCATGGATGGACTGAAAAGTTGGTTGAACCTACTGACAAGCACACGGATCCACCTAATAAGAAAGTAATCACCAAAGTTTCTGGCGAGTCTCCTGGATATGAACTGACCAGCGTCGTAGCGCTTTTATCAGCTATAACAATTCTTAACGAAAAAGACAAGATACCTGATAA cgGAGGAGTACTTACTCCCGGTGCTGCGTTCGGTAAAACATCTTTGATCGAACAAATGGTTAAGCACAACGTTAAGTTCGAAGTGATATCTACCAATGTGCAAAGTAATATGTAG
- the LOC105204636 gene encoding GTP cyclohydrolase 1: MNGVSSAKLKMYDGEDGNPIMIKKPLPLRAVSWNDNIEEADLDVPGTPRTPRTSTTKGHEKCMFHHDLELDHRPPTREAMLPEMSRSYKLLLSSLGEDPERQGLLKTPERAAKAMLFFTKGYDQSLEDVINDAIFDEDHDEMVVVKDIEMFSMCEHHLVPFYGKVSIGYLPCKKVLGLSKLARIVEIFSRRLQVQERLTKQIAIAVTKAVQPAGVAVVVEGVHMCMVMRGVQKINSKTVTSTMLGVFRDDPKTREEFLNLVHNK, translated from the exons ATGAACGGAGTATCGAGCGCAAAGTTGAAGATGTACGATGGCGAGGACGGCAATCCGATAATGATCAAGAAGCCCTTGCCATTGAGGGCGGTTTCGTGGAATGACAACATCGAGGAAGCCGACCTGGACGTCCCTGGAACGCCCAGAACACCGCGTACGTCTACGACAAAAG GCCACGAGAAATGTATGTTCCATCACGATTTGGAGCTGGACCACCGACCACCCACGCGGGAGGCGATGCTACCGGAAATGTCTCGAAGTTACAAATTGCTTCTAAGTTCGCTGGGCGAAGACCCGGAACGACAGGGTCTCCTGAAAACGCCGGAACGCGCCGCAAAGGCCATGCTCTTCTTCACCAAAGGATACGATCAGAGTCTCGAAG ATGTGATTAACGATGCGATATTCGACGAGGATCACGATGAGATGGTAGTGGTAAAGGATATCGAGATGTTTTCCATGTGCGAACATCATTTGGTACCGTTCTACGGTAAGGTGTCCATTGGTTATCTCCCCTGCAAGAAGGTACTGGGTCTCAGCAAACTCGCCAG AATCGTGGAGATCTTCAGCAGACGACTCCAGGTGCAGGAGAGATTGACGAAGCAAATCGCGATAGCGGTCACGAAGGCCGTACAGCCTGCCGGCGTCGCCGTCGTGGTTGAGGGAGT ACACATGTGCATGGTCATGCGAGGCGTACAGAAGATCAACAGCAAGACAGTGACCTCGACGATGCTGGGCGTGTTTCGGGACGATCCGAAGACCCGCGAGGAGTTCCTGAACCTGGTGCACAACAAGTAA
- the LOC105204638 gene encoding saccharopine dehydrogenase-like oxidoreductase isoform X2: MTNNRLDIVIFGATGYTGKHVVKNATQMCKDQKLKFGIAGRRKEALEAVIKEFASDIDVPIILADTKDEESLKKMTAQAKVLISCCGPYIFYGEPVVKACIATHTHYIDVTGEVQFMEQMQLEYNEAAKEAGVYIVSACGFDCIPCDLGIIFSQQKFEGEVNAIEIYMNVWSTNPEQKGSYINYATWESAVHSVGHKNELRELRKKLYSNSKLPELTPKLKSRGLVHRSDAAKGWSTPAPTADRAVAVRTQHFLYNKYKVRPVQIQFYATFKTFYEFLMVAIVGMVLLIMSPISYGRNLLLKYPALFTNGFITRENPNMEKHKSIRFDITMVARGWTEKLAEPTDKHTDLPNKKVITKVSGESPAYELTSVVALLSAITILNEKDKIPDNGGVLTPGAAFGKTSLIEQMVKHNVKFEVISTDVRSNL; the protein is encoded by the exons ATGACGAATAATCGATTGGATATAGTGATATTTGGTGCCACTGGATACACTGGAAAACACGTGGTAAAAAATGCAACTCAAATGTGCAAGGATCAAAAATTGAAGTTTGGCATTGCTGGTCGTAGGAAAGAAGCTTTGGAAGCAGTCATTAAGGAATTTGCTTCAGATATTG ATGTACCTATTATCCTAGCTGACACAAAAGATGAAGAGTCTCTAAAAAAAATGACAGCCCAAGCAAAAGTACTTATTAGCTGTTGTGGCCCTTATATATTTTATGGAGAACCAGTCGTTAAAGCATGTATTGCTACTCACACTCATTACATTGATGTGACTGGTGAAGTACAG TTCATGGAGCAAATGCAATTGGAATATAATGAAGCAGCGAAAGAAGCTGGCGTTTATATAGTGAGCGCTTGCGGTTTTGACTGTATTCCTTGCGATTTgggaattattttttcacagCAGAAATTTGAAGGAGAAGTCAATgctattgaaatttatatgaacGTGTGGTCAACCAATCCTGAGCAGAAAggttcatatataaattatgcaacTTGGGAGTCGGCGGTACACAGTGTGGGTCATAAAAACGAATTACGGGAATTGCGCAAAAAGTTATATTCTAATTCCAAATTGCCCGAACTTACGCCGAAATTAAAATCAAG AGGTCTAGTGCATCGAAGCGATGCTGCCAAAGGTTGGTCCACACCGGCTCCGACTGCTGATCGTGCAGTAGCTGTTCGTACACAGcactttttatataacaaatataaagttAGACCTgtacaaattcaattttatgcCACATTTAA GACTTTCTATGAATTTCTGATGGTAGCCATTGTTGGTATGGTCTTATTAATCATGTCTCCCATATCATATGGACGTAATTTGCTTCTAAAA TATCCTGCTCTATTTACAAACGGTTTTATAACTCGCGAGAATCCAAATATGGAAAAGCATAAGTCAATTCGCTTTGATATAACGATGGTGGCTCGCGGATGGACTGAAAAATTGGCTGAACCTACTGACAAGCACACGGATCTACCTAATAAGAAAGTAATCACCAAAGTTTCTGGCGAATCTCCTGCATATGAACTGACCAGCGTTGTAGCGCTTTTATCAGCTATAACAATTCTTAACGAAAAAGACAAGATACCTGATAA CGGAGGAGTACTTACTCCCGGTGCTGCGTTCGGTAAAACATCTCTGATCGAACAAATGGTTAAGCACAACGTTAAGTTCGAAGTGATATCTACCGATGTGCGAAGTAAtctgtaa
- the LOC105204637 gene encoding saccharopine dehydrogenase-like oxidoreductase isoform X2, with the protein MMAAEGKLVPNCKKMANDRLDIVIFGATGYTGKYVVQNATQMCKDQKLKFGIAGRRKEALEAVIKEFASDIDVPIILADIKDEESLKKMTEQAKVLISCCGPYIFYGEPVVKACIATRTHYVDVTGEIQFMEQMQLEYNEAAKEAGVYIVSACGFDCIPCDLGIIFTQQKFEGDVNAIEVYLNVWSTSTRQKGSYGNYATWESVVHSLGHKNELRELRKKLYSNSKLPELTPKLKSRGLLHRSNVAEGWSTPAPTADRAVALRTQHFLYNKYKDRPAQVQFYATFKTFYEFLMVAIFGMIFLIMSRISCGRKLLLKHPALFSNGFITRENPNMENHKSMRFDMTIVAHGWTEKLVEPTDKHTDPPNKKVITKVSGESPGYELTSVVALLSAITILNEKDKIPDNGGVLTPGAAFGKTSLIEQMVKHNVKFEVISTNVQSNM; encoded by the exons ATGATGGCAGCTGAAGGAAAACTTGTGCCAA ATTGCAAAAAAATGGCAAATGATCGATTAGATATAGTGATATTTGGTGCCACTGGATATACTGGAAAATATGTGGTACAAAATGCAACCCAAATGTGCAAGGATCAAAAATTGAAGTTTGGCATTGCTGGTCGCAGGAAAGAAGCTTTGGAAGCAGTCATTAAGGAATTTGCCTCAGATATTG ATGTACCTATTATCCTAGCTGACATAAAAGATGAAGAGTCTCTAAAAAAAATGACAGAGCAAGCAAAAGTACTTATTAGCTGTTGTGGcccatatatattttatggagAACCAGTCGTTAAAGCATGTATTGCTACTCGCACTCATTACGTTGATGTGACTGGTGAAATACAG TTTATGGAGCAAATGCAATTGGAATATAATGAAGCAGCGAAAGAAGCTGGCGTTTATATAGTGAGCGCTTGCGGTTTTGACTGTATTCCTTGCGATTTGGGAATTATTTTCACACAACAGAAATTTGAAGGAGACGTCAATGCtattgaagtttatttaaacGTGTGGTCAACTAGCACTAGGCAAAAAGGTTCATATGGAAATTATGCAACTTGGGAGTCGGTGGTTCACAGTTTGGGTCATAAAAACGAATTACGGGAATTGCGCAAAAAGTTATATTCTAATTCCAAATTGCCCGAACTTACGCCGAAATTAAAATCAAG AGGTCTACTGCATCGAAGCAATGTTGCTGAAGGTTGGTCCACACCGGCTCCGACTGCTGATCGTGCAGTAGCTCTTCGTACACAGCACttcttatataacaaatataaagacAGACCTGCACAAGTTCAATTTTATGCCACATTTAA GACTTTCTATGAATTTCTGATGGTAGCTATTTTTGGTATGATCTTCTTAATTATGTCTCGCATATCATGCGGACGTAAATTGCTTCTAAAA CACCCTGCTCTATTTTCAAATGGTTTTATAACTCGCGAGAATCCGAATATGGAAAATCACAAATCAATGCGCTTTGATATGACGATCGTGGCTCATGGATGGACTGAAAAGTTGGTTGAACCTACTGACAAGCACACGGATCCACCTAATAAGAAAGTAATCACCAAAGTTTCTGGCGAGTCTCCTGGATATGAACTGACCAGCGTCGTAGCGCTTTTATCAGCTATAACAATTCTTAACGAAAAAGACAAGATACCTGATAA cgGAGGAGTACTTACTCCCGGTGCTGCGTTCGGTAAAACATCTTTGATCGAACAAATGGTTAAGCACAACGTTAAGTTCGAAGTGATATCTACCAATGTGCAAAGTAATATGTAG